One window from the genome of Podospora pseudocomata strain CBS 415.72m chromosome 6, whole genome shotgun sequence encodes:
- a CDS encoding hypothetical protein (EggNog:ENOG503Q4WE), with the protein MGFFNPLPVALALLVSLAAAGAPAAVPEVVTETVVHTQTVKETVHVTVPVVHTSTVVSVTHVTVPTTVHVSVPVHVTVPTTVHVTVPVTHTTTYTSTLVSHVTVPTTIRETSTVHVTQSVPVHVTQTVPVHVTQTVAVTHTATSTLVHTRTETKEKVVTATQDRPVTVPVTRTEVSERLVTKTAVSERLVTVTSVHVSERLVTHTSVVSVPVTKEKLVSVPVTHVVSVPVTRTETRAVTSTHTVSVTVPVTRTETRAVTQVVSVPVTHTKVSERLVTTVQVSQRLVTSVVTQVATHTVSVPVTQLVTRTEVKEKVVSVPVTQVSERLVTSVQVSERVVTSTAVQSHVVTQTVPVHVTQTVPVHVTQTVPVHVTVPVTRVETQVRTEVRDRVVTQTSVHHQTVMHTVTNTQVRHVTVVQPVAAHPVTTTRTVHVTVNQPVAAHPVTTTQTVHVTVTPSECAGQETVAPIASPAPHPPPAQEAHPMPAPAPAHPGVVPVVIMPPVHSPIPVVHPPVVVHPPPAATSAAAPAHTMTPVMEHEPAHTTPTVYTRPQRKAMRFRRAM; encoded by the coding sequence ATGGGCTTCTTCAACCCTCTGCCAGTGGCTCTGGCCCTTCTGGTCTCCCTCGCTGCCGCCGGGGCTCCCGCAGCAGTCCCCGAAGTGGTCACCGAGACCGTCGTTCACACACAAACAGTAAAAGAGACTGTTCATGTCACGGTACCAGTCGTTCACACAAGCACCGTCGTCTCTGTAACCCACGTCACCGTCCCGACGACAGTACATGTATCGGTGCCAGTACATGTCACAGTCCCGACAACAGTTCACGTCACGGTACCCGTCACCCACACGACGACTTACACCTCGACACTCGTATCGCACGTCACTGTTCCCACCACGATAAGAGAGACGTCGACCGTTCATGTCACCCAGTCGGTTCCAGTCCACGTAACTCAGACCGTCCCCGTCCATGTCACCCAGACAGTTGCCGTCACCCACACCGCCACGAGCACTCTGGTTCACACCCGCACCGAAACGAAGGAGAAGGTTGTCACGGCGACGCAGGATAGGCCAGTCACAGTTCCGGTCACACGCACCGAGGTCAGCGAGAGGTTGGTTACCAAGACGGCGGTCAGCGAGAGGCTTGTTACCGTCACCAGCGTTCATGTCAGCGAGAGGCTGGTCACCCATACCTCGGTTGTCAGTGTTCCTGTCACCAAGGAAAAGCTTGTCAGCGTTCCCGTCACCCATGTTGTCAGTGTGCCGGTCACCAGAACCGAGACGAGAGCGGTGACAAGCACCCACACAGTGAGCGTGACTGTTCCGGTAACAAGGACCGAGACTCGGGCCGTTACCCAGGTTGTTAGCGTGCCAGTTACGCACACCAAGGTCAGCGAGAGGCTGGTGACGACAGTGCAGGTGAGCCAGAGGTTGGTCACATCTGTTGTCACCCAGGTGGCCACCCACACCGTCAGTGTGCCTGTCACCCAGCTGGTAACCCGGACagaggtcaaggagaaggttgTCAGCGTGCCTGTCACCCAGGTCAGCGAGAGACTGGTCACTTCAGTGCAGGTCAGCGAGAGAGTCGTGACCAGCACCGCTGTCCAGAGCCATGTTGTCACCCAGACTGTCCCGGTTCATGTCACCCAGACCGTTCCGGTTCATGTCACCCAGACTGTGCCAGTTCATGTCACGGTCCCTGTCACCCGGGTCGAGACCCAAGTCAGAACAGAAGTCAGGGATAGAGTGGTTACTCAGACGTCtgtccaccaccagaccGTCATGCACACCGTCACCAATACTCAAGTTCGGCATGTCACCGTCGTTCAACCTGTGGCGGCTCAtcccgtcaccaccaccaggacGGTTCATGTCACGGTGAACCAACCCGTGGCGGCTCAtccagtcaccaccacccagaccGTCCACGTGACAGTGACGCCTTCGGAGTGCGCAGGTCAGGAAACCGTGGCGCCCATCGCCTCACCggctcctcaccctcctccggcccAGGAGGCTCATCCCATGCCAGCACCGGCACCCGCGCACCCCGGTGTAGTCCCCGTGGTCATCATGCCTCCGGTCCACTCACCGATCCCGGTGGTGCACCCACCTGTTGTTGTCCACCCGCCACCAGCAGCTACCTCGGCAGCGGCACCGGCACACACCATGACCCCAGTCATGGAGCATGAGCCAGCACACACCACGCCCACGGTGTACACAAGACCACAGAGAAAGGCGATGAGATTCAGGAGAGCAATGTAA
- a CDS encoding hypothetical protein (EggNog:ENOG503NZ3K; COG:S), protein MRLLRTDTLELVEFVGRVPPYVILSHTWGPDEVTFQDLSQLSKTALRKKAGYAKIAGCCARAIQDQYEYVWVDTCCIDKTSSAELSEAINSMYRWYAESDICYAYMADVAADETSHQLFSDTSSVSSLRRDVGSPPPKAAFRTIPSILREYDKLPRTFEHSRWFTRGWTLQELIAPPLVEFYDHDWHEIGTKFSLRNIIAKVTGIPILVLEGADPSTCHVAERMSWAANRQTTRIEDAAYCLLGIFKVHMPLIYGEGHRAFYRLQKEIMKTTEDYTMLAWGLSKYLSNKHHWKGVKGDPRRPLADGPIDFEEHNRNLWTYVRLIPDSNVNYGTSNPSSAALMDDTPPLITSRGLRVTLLLRPARKASHQPQGGRNSTTPANAGEYHAYINCKTSRTSSINDPLLPVCLVIRPELKHSCSSSSNVYTGSDDPDSAFVLLDNPADLAQFSRQTIYLSTASLDDALGNLNHRISSLSKNLYILDKPPALRPGDSTKATWKITSCHSHAVGSGPGHGHYEVPRKFTSASLFQPFELPPYSVRLFAFELPASQTSDQSDNAFGIVIGNGWCDVISLNDVEFQAKWGVLVRNGKWNEVNALRYIQFACGACHHPGQGASATAIPHSNHATGANGQGLEDDHLNLSSRRPKDRVVKKVGFGGLEVAVKLKKVRRVDINSESAIRIQWSAVTI, encoded by the exons ATGAGGCTTCTGAGGACAGATACCCTGGAGCTTGTCGAGTTTGTGGGCCGCGTCCCGCCTTATGTTATCTTGTCGCACAC TTGGGGTCCGGATGAGGTGACTTTCCAAGACCTCTCACAGCTGTCCAAGACAGCACTCCGCAAGAAGGCCGGATATGCCAAGATTGCAGGATGCTGTGCCCGCGCCATTCAGGACCAGTATGAATATGTATGGGTAGACACCTGCTG CATCGACAAGACGAGCAGTGCCGAGCTGTCTGAAgccatcaactccatgtACAGGTGGTATGCAGAGAGCGACATCTGTTACGCCTACATGGCTGACGTTGCGGCCGATGAGACCTCCCACCAGCTCTTCTCAGACACATCGTCAGTgtcgagcttgaggagggatGTTGGGTCTCCGCCGCCCAAAGCCGCCTTCCGCACCATACCATCCATTCTGAGAGAGTACGACAAGCTGCCTAGGACCTTTGAGCACTCGAGATGGTTCACCCGGGGCTGGACGCTTCAAGAACTCATCGCTCCGCCATTGGTCGAATTCTACGATCATGATTGGCACGAGATTGGCACAAAATTCTCGTTGCGTAACATTATCGCCAAAGTCACGGGCATTCCCATCTTGGTCCTCGAGGGTGCTGATCCCTCAACGTGTCACGTTGCAGAGCGCATGTCGTGGGCTGCCAACAGACAGACTACGCGGATTGAAGATGCAGCATATTGCTTGCTCGGTATCTTTAAGGTTCATATGCCGCTGATCTACGGAGAGGGCCACCGTGCCTTCTATCGGCTTCAAAAAGAAATCATGAAGACGACCGAAGACTATACGATGCTTGCCTGGGGGCTGTCCAAATATCTGAGCAACAAACACCACTGGAAGGGGGTCAAAGGGGATCCCCGTCGTCCCCTGGCCGATGGGCCGATTGATTTCGAGGAACACAATCGGAACCTGTGGACCTATGTCCGGTTGATTCCTGACAGTAATGTCAACTACGGAACGTCAAACCCAAGCTCGGCTGCCTTGATGGACGACACCCCGCCGCTGATTACGAGTCGTGGCCTTCGTGTCACACTTCTCCTTCGACCTGCAAGAAAAGCCTCTCACCAGCCTCAGGGCGGTCGCAATAGCACCACACCCGCCAACGCTGGCGAGTACCACGCTTACATCAACTGCAAAACCTCGCGCACCTCCAGTATCAACGACCCTTTGCTTCCTGTTTGTCTCGTAATCCGCCCAGAGCTCAAGCactcctgctcctcttcctccaacgTCTACACAGGCTCCGATGACCCAGACAGCGCTTTTGTTCTCTTGGACAATCCGGCCGATCTGGCGCAGTTTTCCCGACAAACCATCTATCTTTCTACCGCTTCTCTGGACGACGccctcggcaacctcaaccaccgcaTTTCCTCCTTGTCCAAGAATCTGTATATACTGGACAAGCCACCTGCCTTGCGACCTGGTGACAGCACGAAAGCAACCTGGAAGATCACATCTTGTCACTCCCACGCCGTCGGGTCTGGCCCTGGTCATGGACACTACGAAGTCCCCCGCAAATTTACTTCTGCCAGCCTGTTTCAACCCTTTGAGCTCCCTCCCTACAGCGTCAGGTTGTTTGCTTTTGAGCTACCCGCCTCCCAAACGTCAGATCAGAGCGACAACGCCTTTGGCATCGTGATAGGCAACGGCTGGTGCGATGTGATTTCACTGAATGATGTGGAATTTCAGGCAAAGTGGGGTGTTCTGGTCAGAAATGGGAAGTGGAACGAGGTTAATGCCCTCAGATACATACAGTTTGCTTGCGGGGCTTGCCATCATCCCGGGCAAGGTGCCAGTGCAACAGCCATTCCGCACTCTAACCATGCCACCGGTGCCAATGGGCAAGGGCTGGAGGACGATCATCTCAACCTGAGCAGCAGGCGGCCCAAAGATAGGGTGGTCAAGAAggttggctttggcgggCTGGAGGTGGCCGTGAAGTTGAAGAAAGTGAGAAGGGTGGATATCAACTCTGAGAGTGCCATCAGGATACAATGGAGTGCAGTTACGATCTGA
- a CDS encoding hypothetical protein (COG:S; EggNog:ENOG503NYV3) — MQPDRPSPSTTNVAHVNSYFNGASPAPEAQQSIQDSGATPLTPITEQPPHHVAPARPPSAPARSVAFRPLDRQQSAIQLRRLRPATLGSRLTPTMTHEPQTQAHDWEEDHATDVGRSGGRRRSSSEPQRPSMPRAIETVPTLSSVPESSSQSNAQQDGPPHTGRFHRALGRRRQTVLNPHQVSGGSGDDVYESRVVDFLDVIDPEVATLSSITNIQNSLFLPSLGKWVNRRPTYDLSQLPAMPGAFPPSKESIASAAAAVQGEQQGEHAGPRSPSLSSVLTSEPQYAILPNDASLQGWREEDVKLLNDYVRHMLHSRRSKIKQRFKAFGKYVRRPLGFLITLYATLITLFGLAWVLFLIGWVYVGDSEKQLYAIDIIDYVLVALFAIVGDGMAPFRAKDTYHMFFVARYHRKTWRRRERLALPELKDHNDLPIAEEHRIADDDLEAQQTQQRSSSTEKITREDKDEFVPVLSEKQQARLIHHQSKLAKSHTFFKPHETETHHAFPLRLLIAIVLLLDLHSLLQISLGAVTFGIPSHRRPVAATTTILCCSIVTNITAGLLITIGDRRTRKKDVLERLMRQEMTGEVIKKIEKKKEKERKQEEELKHEQETGEKPRKSLSLALPWKDTSGDEGTQTDHEKEKRARSLSVPRTKRKKEKEEVGRFSSEVESTQGGGSKGAQDTERLKMPGAFEED; from the exons ATGCAACCTGACAggccctccccttccaccaccaacgtcgCCCATGTCAACAGTTACTTCAACGGCGCCAGCCCGGCTCCAGAAGCCCAACAGTCGATACAGGACTCTGGTGCTACCCCTCTGACCCCAATTACAgagcaaccccctcatcatgTCGCCCCGGCCAGACCCCCATCGGCACCGGCACGAAGCGTTGCCTTCCGACCTCTTGACCGTCAGCAATCAGCCATCCAACTGCGTCGTCTGCGACCGGCCACCCTGGGATCCAGACTTACACCGACCATGACCCACGAGCCCCAGACGCAAGCACACGATTGGGAAGAGGACCATGCAACGGATGTGGGCAGGAGTGGTGGTCGACGACGATCAAGCTCCGAACCCCAGAGACCATCCATGCCGAGGGCCATCGAAACAGTTCCCACGTTATCATCGGTACCCGAGAGCTCCTCCCAGAGCAATGCGCAGCAGGATGGGCCACCACATACAGGGCGGTTCCACCGGGCCCTCGGTAGACGAAGACAGACTGTGCTGAATCCGCACCAAGTATCTGGCGGCTCAGGCGACGATGTGTATGAGTCGAGGGTTGTCGACTTTCTCGATGTCATTG ACCCCGAGGTGGCGACTCTATCATCCATAACCAACATTCAAAACTCGCTCTTCTTGCCTTCACTGGGAAAGTGGGTGAACCGACGGCCGACATATGACCTCTCCCAACTACCGGCAATGCCTGGTGCCTTCCCGCCTTCCAAGGAAAGTAtagcctctgctgctgccgctgtccAGGGAGAACAACAAGGAGAACACGCGGGGCCTCGCTCACCAAGCCTCTCATCTGTCCTGACCTCGGAACCCCAATACGCAATTCTGCCCAACGATGCTTCGCTTCAgggatggagggaggaggacgtcaAGTTGCTGAATGACTATGTCAGGCACATGCTGCATTCTCGACGATCAAAGATCAAACAGAGGTTCAAGGCGTTTGGAAAGTATGTTAGGCGACCGTTGGGGTTCCTGATCACACTCTACGCCACTCTCATCACACTGTTTGGGCTTGCCTGGGTTCTCTTTTTGATCGGATGGGTGTACGTTGGGGACTCGGAAAAGCAGTTGTATGCGATTGAT ATTATCGACTATGTCCTCGTGGCCCTTTTCGCAATCGTTGGAGATGGTATGGCACCCTTTCGAGCCAAGGACACGTACCACATGTTTTTCGTTGCCAGATATCACCGAAAAACATGGAGGCGCCGCGAAAGATTGGCGTTGCCCGAGCTCAAGGATCACAACGATTTGCCCATTGCGGAAGAACACCGCATCGCAGACGATGATCTCGAAGCACAACAAACGCAACAGCGATCAAGCTCAACAGAAAAGATTACAAGAGAAGACAAGGACGAGTTCGTCCCAGTCTTGTCAGAAAAGCAGCAAGCACGCCTGATTCATCACCAGTCAAAGCTCGCCAAGTCACACACGTTTTTCAAACCTCACGAGACAGAAACCCACCACGCATTTCCTTTGCGACTGCTTATTGCCATCGTCCTGCTGCTGGATTTGCATTCTTTGTTACAGATTTCTCTAGGCGCCGTAACCTTTGGCATTCCTTCCCACCGGAGACCTGTGGCGGCCACGACGACCATTCTATGCTGTTCCATCGTCACAAATATCACGGCCGGGCTCTTGATTACCATTGGTGACCgcaggacgaggaagaaggatgtCTTGGAGAGGTTAATGAGGCAGGAGATGACGGGCGAGgtgatcaagaagatcgagaagaagaaagaaaaggagagaaaacaggaagaggagctgaAGCATGAACAAGAAACAGGAGAAAAACCCAGGAAAAGTCTGAGTTTAGCGTTGCCATGGAAAGACACTTCCGGGGACGAGGGAACGCAGACGGACcacgagaaagaaaaacgaGCTAGGTCTCTGTCGGTTCCTCGAaccaagaggaagaaagaaaaagaagaagtggGGAGATTTAGCTCCGAAGTCGAAAGCACCCAGGGTGGAGGGAGCAAAGGCGCACAGGATACTGAAAGACTCAAGATGCCAGGGGCATTTGAAGAAGACTAA
- a CDS encoding hypothetical protein (COG:G; EggNog:ENOG503P2E0; CAZy:GH24) — MKGSTIPLLFAGVTLTAAYPITGDVVNCRSGPGTSYSVVKQYTQGQDVTITCQTEGTNVNGVTIWDKTADGNCYVSDYYVQTGVNGYVTGRCSGACTAPKSNQATVDLIAEFEGFEPNVYIDPTGNPTVGYGHLCQQAGCAEVPYPIPLSQADGKRLLASDMARFEQCITAMITGATLNLNQYGALISWSFNMGCGAAQTSTLVARLNRGENVNAVLAQELPRWVYGGGVVLPGLVRRRNAEVALAQTAGSGPALPVQC, encoded by the exons ATGAAAGGCTCAACCATCCCCTTGCTTTTTGCCGGAGTGACGTTGACAGCAGCGTATCCCATCACCGGCGACGTTGTCAACTGTCGTTCCGGGCCGGGCACCAGCTACTCGGTCGTGAAACAATACACGCAGGGCCAAGATGTCACGATTACCTGCCAGACCGAAGGTACCAACGTCAACGGCGTCACCATCTGGGACAAGACAGCAGATGGCAACTGCTATGTGTCAGATTACTATGTGCAAACGGGGGTCAATGGTTATGTGACAGGGAGATGCAGCGGGGCTTGCACAGCTCCAAAGTCCAACCAGGCAACGGTGGATCTCATTGCCGAATTTGAAGGTTTTGAGCCCAATGTTT ACATCGATCCTACTGGAAATCCAACCGTCGGCTATGGCCACCTCTGTCAGCAAGCTGGCTGCGCTGAGGTGCCGTATCCAATCCCGCTCTCCCAGGCTGATGGCAAGAGGCTCTTAGCGAGCGACATGGCG CGTTTCGAGCAatgcatcacagccatgaTTACAGGAGCCACACTCAACCTGAACCAGTACGGCGCCCTCATTAGCTGGTCCTTCAACATGGGCTGTGGCGCTGCCCAAACATCGACTCTGGTGGCAAGGCTCAACAGGGGCGAAAATGTCAACGCTGTTCTGGCACAAGAGTTGCCAAGATGGGTGTATGGGGGCGGAGTGGTGCTTCCTGGGCTCGTGAGAAGGCGAAATGCAGAAGTCGCGCTTGCACAGACGGCAGGGAGTGGACCAGCGTTGCCAGTGCAGTGTTAG
- a CDS encoding hypothetical protein (EggNog:ENOG503NUM9; COG:P): MALDQFTYVFVIGTFFALLDAFNNGANDVANAWATSVSSRSISYRQAMIFGTIFEMLGAITVGARTAETIKNGIIPHAAFQDNAGVQMLAFTCALAGASTWVMWCTRHSAHVSSTYSLVSAVAGVGVATVGAKQVQWGWNDGKGLGAIFSGLVMAPAISAAFGATIFMLIKLVVHLRKNPVPWAVYSSPFFFLIAGTVCTLSIVYKGSPNLGLNKKPGWYVAAVTMGTGAGVGILAAIFFVPFVDAKVIKKDHGVKWWMFIYGPLLFKRPEVAVMDRANVPNYAVVQEDSGDEEQPQALPSKSSPTPTESGSNPEKKLDQDPELGEAPVQLTYKEIQAQGERKLHAKLLKKRGPMGWAIRTLRDNPMGPGRIYEIHNIRMFLKRLPAMVVCGLLYGLHYDIHAAQSGIAGTPEGERMARVYAEAKKYPNEVEHTYSFVQILTACTASFAHGANDIGNSVGPWAVIYSAWSTGSAAASKAEVPIWQLAVLSATISVGLLTYGYNIMKVMGNKITYHSPSRGCSMEMGAAITVLVFSQYSLPVSTSMCITGATVGVGLCNGTLKAVNFQRVGLLMLSWIATIPIAGTIGGVLMGLFLNAPHF, translated from the exons ATGGCACTCGACCAGTTTACCTATGTTTTTGTCATCGGCACCTTCTTTGCCCTGTTGGATGCCTTCAACAACGGCGCCAACGACGTGGCAAATGCCTGGGCCACGTCCGTTAGTTCCCGTTCTATTTCCTATCGACAGGCCATGATCTTTGGCACCATTTTCGAGATGTTGGGCGCCATCACCGTCGGCGCCCGCACGGCCGAGACCATCAAGAACGGCATTATCCCCCACGCTGCCTTCCAAGACAATGCCGGGGTGCAGATGCTTGCCTTTACCTGCGCCCTGGCTGGTGCGTCGACCTGGGTTATGTGGTGCACCCGACACTCGGCTCATGTCTCCTCGACATACTCTTTGGTCTCCGCGGTTGCCG GTGTGGGCGTTGCGACAGTCGGCGCAAAACAGGTGCAATGGGGCTGGAACGACGGCAAGGGCCTGGGTGCCATCTTCTCTGGGCTCGTCATGGCACCCGCCATCTCAGCCGCCTTTGGGGCCACCATTTTCATGCTCATCAAGCTGGTAGTGCACCTGAGAAAGAACCCCGTTCCATGGGCTGTGTACTCGtctccctttttcttcctgaTTGCCGGCACCGTTTGCACGCTGTCCATTGTCTACAAGGGATCCCCGAATCTGGGCTTGAACAAGAAACCCGGCTGGTACGTCGCGGCCGTTACCATGGGTACAGGTGCTGGCGTTGGGATACTGGCGGCCATTTTCTTCGTGCCGTTTGTTGATGCCAAGGTGATCAAGAAGGATCATGGAGTCAAGTGGTGGATGTTCATCTACGGGCCTTTGCTGTTCAAGAGACCAGAAGTTGCCGTCATGGACAGAGCCAACGTTCCAAATTACGCCGTTGTCCAGGAGGACTCGGGCGATGAGGAACAGCCCCAGGCCCTTCCCTCCAAGTCCTCACCTACCCCAACGGAGAGCGGAAGCAAcccggagaagaagctggatcAGGACCCGGAGCTCGGGGAAGCCCCAGTTCAGTTGACGTACAAAGAGATCCAAGCCCAAGGGGAGCGGAAGCTACACGCCAAGTTGCTCAAGAAGAGGGGTCCCATGGGCTGGGCCATTCGCACCCTCCGCGACAACCCGATGGGACCAGGCCGGATATACGAGATTCACAACATTCGCATGTTCCTGAAACGCTTGCCGGCCATGGTTGTCTGTGGTCTATTGTATGGTCTTCACTACGACATCCACGCCGCTCAGTCGGGCATCGCAGGCACGCCCGAGGGTGAACGGATGGCCAGAGTGTacgccgaggccaagaagtaTCCGAACGAGGTTGAGCACACATATAGCTTTGTCCAGATTCTGACGGCTTGCACGGCTTCATTTGCTCATGGCGCCAACGACATTGGAAACTCGGTTGGCCCCTGGGCTGTTATCTACTCTGCCTGGTCGACTGGGAGTGCCGCTGCCAGCAAAGCCGAGGTACCAATTTGGCAGCTGGCTGTCTTGTCAGCAACCATCTCTGTAGGCTTGTTGACATATGGCTACAATATCATGAAGG TCATGGGCAACAAGATCACATATCACTCCCCAAGCAGGGGCTGCTCCATGGAGATGGGAGCCGCCATCACAGTACTCGTGTTCAGCCAGTACTCGCTTCCTGTATCAACGTCAATGTGCATCACTGGTGCCACCGTCGGAGTCGGGCTCTGCAATGGTACCCTCAAGGCCGTGAACTTTCAGCGGGTCGGCTTGCTGATGCTCTCTTGGATTGCGACAATTCCTATCGCCGGCACTATCGGTGGTGTCCTGATGGGCTTGTTCTTGAATGCCCCTCACTTTTAA
- a CDS encoding hypothetical protein (EggNog:ENOG503P5TF): MKLRHLGLVCACVRLISGHCLEKPAPLPLATRIVTQFPNPTWIENIAVRSNGDLLITELLPKPILYTIENPASSAPQVRLLRDFFAEEPPVEGLTGIAEASHDVFVFVGGSTTNLSFHAWSVNFTSAAYNPSTTTGPIIKKIAELKDVKLPNGVATLPGSPSSVLIADSLAGLAWRLDILTGKSIVAAQTLEMGAPSNETDPSKRVGINGIKVHGGFLYFSNSNSRSIYRVKIRKDGTRDPSAHAQLVGRLPENVSFLDDFAVTSHGGKGATVFGTTSSDNRLWAFVQGKSPVVVAGELDQLTLAGSTAASFGRGKRDRDILYVVTSGGVGKPLNGSLTEGGKVAAVDLRTFCPPIMIG, from the coding sequence ATGAAGCTACGCCATCTCGGTCTTGTTTGCGCTTGCGTCCGCCTTATCTCTGGCCACTGCCTCGAGAAACCAGCACCTCTACCACTCGCCACGCGGATTGTTACCCAGTTTCCCAATCCGACATGGATAGAAAACATCGCTGTCCGGTCGAATGGTGACCTCCTCATTACCGAGCTCCTTCCGAAACCCATTCTCTACACCATCGAAAATCCTGCCAGCTCGGCTCCACAGGTCCGCCTACTCCGTGACTTTTTTGCCGAAGAACCCCCTGTAGAAGGCTTGACAGGCATCGCCGAAGCATCGCATGACGTGTTCGTTTTTGTCGGTGGCAGCACGACAAATCTTTCATTCCATGCTTGGAGCGTCAACTTCACTTCCGCAGCCTACAATCCCTCAACAACTACCGGTCCTATTATCAAGAAGATTGCCGAGCTCAAAGATGTCAAGCTTCCTAACGGCGTTGCCACCCTTCCCGGCTCCCCGTCATCCGTGTTGATTGCAGACTCTTTGGCCGGTCTGGCCTGGCGCCTGGACATTCTGACAGGAAAGTCCATCGTCGCTGCACAGACTCTCGAGATGGGGGCTCCCTCAAACGAGACGGACCCCAGCAAGAGAGTTGGCATCAACGGCATCAAAGTGCATGGTGGATTTCTGTActtcagcaacagcaactcaAGATCCATCTACAGGGTCAAGATCAGGAAAGACGGCACACGAGACCCCAGCGCCCATGCGCAGCTAGTTGGCCGCTTACCGGAGAACGTGTCGTTCCTGGATGATTTTGCAGTTACCAGTCatggtggaaaaggggcaactGTATTTGGGACAACCTCTTCTGACAATCGGCTGTGGGCATTTGTGCAGGGGAAGAGTCCGGTGGTTGTTGCCGGCGAACTGGACCAGTTGACATTGGCGGGCTCGACAGCAGCCTCGTTCGGGAGAGGGAAACGTGATAGAGACATCCTGTATGTAGTCACAtcgggaggggtggggaagCCATTGAATGGAAGTCTGACAGAAGGGGGAAAGGTCGCGGCGGTAGACTTGAGGACCTTTTGTCCACCCATTATGATCGGGTAG